In Kaistia defluvii, one genomic interval encodes:
- the nirC gene encoding nitrite transporter NirC — protein sequence MFDETISKLSALGASKARLLETHPAGFFIGSAMAGIYVGFGILLIFSLGSLLDPSIRPLVMGASFGLALILVVFAGAELYTGHTMNMTISTLEGQTTLGQLGRVWLASWVGNLVGAMLLAGLFVLAGGGSILSSPSEFLFKAAAAKMNADPVQLIARAILCNWLVCLALWMSARTTSDAAKMIAIAWCLFAFIASGYEHSVANMTVFALALFSKHPDTITWAGAAWNLFWVTLGNTFAGAILMAGAYWVAAARPSSRSVAGIVAAE from the coding sequence ATGTTTGACGAGACCATCAGCAAACTCTCCGCCCTTGGCGCGTCCAAGGCCCGTCTGCTCGAAACCCACCCGGCCGGCTTCTTCATCGGCTCGGCCATGGCCGGCATCTATGTCGGCTTCGGCATCCTCCTGATCTTCAGCCTCGGCTCGCTGCTCGATCCGAGCATCCGGCCGCTCGTCATGGGCGCGTCGTTCGGCCTGGCGCTGATCCTCGTCGTCTTCGCCGGCGCCGAGCTCTACACCGGCCACACCATGAACATGACGATCTCGACACTGGAGGGTCAGACGACGCTCGGCCAGCTCGGTCGCGTCTGGCTGGCGAGTTGGGTCGGCAATCTCGTCGGCGCGATGCTTTTGGCCGGCCTGTTCGTCCTGGCCGGCGGCGGATCGATCCTCTCGTCGCCGAGCGAGTTCCTCTTCAAGGCGGCTGCTGCCAAGATGAACGCGGATCCGGTGCAACTGATCGCGCGCGCCATCCTCTGCAACTGGCTTGTCTGCCTGGCGCTCTGGATGTCGGCCCGCACCACCAGCGACGCCGCCAAGATGATCGCCATCGCCTGGTGCCTGTTCGCCTTCATCGCGTCTGGCTACGAGCATTCCGTCGCCAACATGACGGTCTTCGCGCTCGCCCTGTTCTCGAAGCATCCCGACACCATCACCTGGGCCGGCGCCGCCTGGAACCTGTTCTGGGTCACGCTCGGCAACACCTTCGCCGGCGCCATCCTGATGGCGGGCGCCTATTGGGTGGCGGCGGCGCGGCCTTCGTCCCGGTCCGTCGCCGGCATTGTCGCGGCCGA